From Zea mays cultivar B73 chromosome 3, Zm-B73-REFERENCE-NAM-5.0, whole genome shotgun sequence:
AACTTGGACAAGTGTTATAGTTATAGTATTTGGTCAGGGACAAAAAAAAACTAGTTTCAAGTGGGGCTAATTAGTAAGCAGGCATGGGTGGGATGTGAAAATGAGGTAGTGCATGGACTCAGTAGCTTGTTTTCCATTCTAAAGAGCCCCGATCTACATAGAAGATAAAATATTTGAGTTCGGTCAGAGCTTTTCAAGTCAATGCTTGCCAACCACAAAAATAGACATGTTTCTTATGAGTAGCATGGACTCAATAGCTATTTGTTTTTCCATACAAAAGAGCTCCGATCCAATCTACAAAGAAGGTAAAATATATGGGTCCAATCCAAGTTTTTCAGTCCACGTGCTTGCCAGGCAGACACAAAAACAGGCATGCTTcttataatgagctaactacaatACAAGTTCACATCGAGAACATGTGGAAAGCATCAGCCAAGTCAAGTCAATAAGAGGGGTATCAGGAATAGAAATAGATTTGCAAGGAACAAGAAAGCAGTATAAATACATAGTATGTCAAATCTGACCTCATAGCATCATATACTGCAAGAGCTTCTGTCTCATAGCCTAACTTCTCGCCATTCTGAATGAGGGAGAAAGATGATATGAAGATTGGATTAGAGCAAGAATTAATCTGTGATTGTTAAGAGATACGTTCCTACAAAAAAAAATAGAAAACTCGGTGCTCTGTGGGTGAGAAAACAAATAAACTTACACATAGTCTAGGTGAACAAAACTAATGATTAAAGAACCAAAAATCCACAGGCTAAGATAAATTGATGCCCACTACACAAAGGTTTTTGGAGCCATAGGTCTGTCAAATAACCCAGGCATACTTTAAGCTCGTAGCCTTATCGTGTTTATTGTTTTCCTAGGTAGGTGTGTTTCCATTTTGGTTGTGAGCTCCGACCTACGTCCGCACTCATTTGACACAACCAAGTAATAATCGCCATAAGGATTTTTTTTTCCCGAACGCCCAGTAGAGTTGGGCATCATTGTATTAAGAAGGAAAAGGTCCAAAATTAAACCGAGTGAAAAAGTTATCATGGTCATAAGGAAATCAAGGAAAGGTGAATCAGAAGCAGCACCAAACCTTGGTGGTGCCAGTGGAATTGATGTACATGTAGATTGGCTTCTCGGCGTCGTCATACTGGAGGTAGAGAAACTCGGCGAGCATGAGCTCCGTGACCGACGGAACGAGGCACATCCCCAAGTACACGATCCGGTTCTTGTACAGGAACGAGGCCAAGTCCGGCGGTGGCTGCTCCCACGCGGCCCCCCTCAGGAACGGCACCACCTGCAGGCACCAACAACAGACAAAAACACCATTTAGGCGTTATCGCACTCCAGACACGCCAAATTCGCTCCCCAGAGctcggccaagcgcggaccgtaccATCGCGACGACATCCCTGGCGCCGCGACCGCCGTCGACGGCGGGTTCTCGATGGGGGCTCAGGAACCGCGGCTTGGCGCCGGCGAGCGCGCGGGGGCGGGCAGCGAGGCGGAGCTGGGATGAGGGCGAGACGGGGAGGCAACGGGGCGGGGAGAAGAGTGTGCGGACGTCGAGGGCGACGCGGGGAGGGGACAAGAAGGCGGCGGCAGCTGCCTCCATGGCGAGGCGGCGGTGCGGACTGCGGAGGGGACTGGGAGTCTAGGAGCGGGCTCAGCTTGGAGGTGGCACCGGTCGGAGTGCGGATAAGCTCCCGCAGTCGATGATTTGGCCCGTAGACAACTATCGGCCTGGGCGCCTGGCGCGAGACGGATGAAGGCCcgtttgtttttgttttttttttcactAAAGTTTAGTTACTAAAAAATTCTATTTGGTTTGATTGATTAGAATTTAACTAAAATACATTAATTACTGTGTATAATAACTATACTATCCTAAGTGCCAGTTTGGTAGGGCTTCTAAACCGGCTCCGACTTCGGCTCTTGGAGGAGCCCTCTAAGGACTAATTTGGTGACCATGGATCATGGGAAATTGGAGGGGGTTGAggaggaaattagttcatttccccctcaatcccctccaatcatcTCATGATCCCTTTGTCACTAAATCAGTCCTAAACGGTCTTTAAAAAATAACTCCCAATAAAGATCACTGAGTAGCTGGAGCCATTTTTAAGAGAGGAGTCGGAGCCAAAAAAATTGGCTCCTACCGACTCCTCTCATTCCCCTCCTCTCACGTCATGAAGAGTCGTTTTATCAAACGATTTGTTAAAAAAACATGGCTCCTATAGATGAGTTATTTTTGAAGAGAAGTTAGAGCCGGAGTCATTTTTAGAGGAGCCGGAGCCGTACCAAACAGGGTCTAAATAAATACATGCTCAGTTGTTGTTAGTCGTGTTCACACTAGCTGAACGCCCGCCACGCAGGGGTGTATCTAGCAGGTATGCCTGTATGATCGGGCATATCTCGCGTACTCAATGTATACATAGTCTACTAGTAACTGATGCGCGCCCCGCGCGCGTAGAAAACCAAATATAACATTCCCTTAAGAGACATGAAACTGGTTGTGAATCATAGAAATCTAATATCATCTTAAAAAACATTAAATGACCAGTTGTAAATTATACAGTTCAAAGTAACAACACATTAAATGACCATTTCGATAAAAAAATATTAAATGACCAGAGAATGAAAGGGTTACCCCAAATGCTGAAGACCATTTCCAAGATTAGCTAGGTCTGTTGTATCTGACAATGATATAAGTGCTTGCTTCACTTATATAGGTGTATAAATTTATACTTAGTCCATTGTTTTTTTTAGAATAGAGTAACCATGCAGATCCCAATCTGCGGGACTGCACCGGTCGATCTAAACAACCAGTTCCTCCTAAAGCCATATATTCATCCAATAAAGCACAGATCCGACACTCGCTTTGCTAAGCCAAAATCATAAAGCTTAAATTTCGAAAAGGTAATATGGTAAATCTTGCAGCTAGCTTAAGCCCAACAAACACGGCATTAGCGGCTCAGCAAAAGTACCTGCTCGGCGAGATGTGGCAGTCCGTGGCGTGAACCTGCTGGGGTCACACATGCATGTATATCGGCTTCCTGTCGCCGCCAGCAAGCTTCTCCTCTGTATTCTCCTTCTTCACCGCCTTCCCATACGGCCACAACCTTCTTCGAGAAGGGGATAGTGAGCTTAGAGAACTGCGTGGCGCGGTCCAAGAGGACACCGACGAAAGAAGCCCGGGCTCTGTCTCAGCCACTGGCGAGTAGCGATGGGAGTTCCCCAATGGCCCTCGCGGCAGCTAGAAGAGTCCAGAAGAATTTGGTGTAGGGTGAAGAATTCCGTGTGTTTGCCACCTGGCCGTTGAGATAGAATCGAATGGCCAAAAATTATTAAAGTGACGTGGCTCCACGGAATCACAGCTTTGCTCCCTGCTCTTATATATAGAAAGAATAGTAACTGGGCGCGCCCTTGGGCGCGATTTGTTGCCATTTGAGTAAGTCTTTTTGGTGCGATAGTAGATGTACTATTATAATAAATTGTATTATTAACTTGCATTGGGCTCAAAGTAATGGTGCTCAGTTTGCTACTTAATATTTTAATTGGGTAGTGAAAGCCCCAAACAGTTCTCACCTCTTTGCAACAGCTAGGGAAAGAAGAATACATCAGGTTTTTTTGGTGGGTGAGCTTTGCACTGGATATTTCCAATAAGAATCATTTTTCACAAAGGTCGGTAGTTACTTATGTCTATATATTCTGGTTGTTTGGACTTTGGAGACAGCTCTGAACTTCAGGTTCGTCAGGTCCATGAATGTCAACAATCAAagaaataaaataaaatttgtaTCAAGAGTTGGACAAACAAAAAATACTTCAGGTACATAATGTGTCAGGATAAATGCTAACCAAAATTTAGGTACGCATCATATACAAAAGCACCAAATATGCTTATGATCATAAATTGGGAATGGATCTCCCATATATTTATGTATTCAGAAACATCATATCTTTAGTACTGCATGAGTGTACATAGAAGCCAATTAGTGGCATCCGCACTTTGGTGATCGCCAACCAATAGTAGTGGAGATTGTGTTATACCTTCCAAACAATCCTGTTAGATCTTGTGGTCATAATCACCTAATTAGTTGCACAATATTAAGCATGCGTTTATAGATTTTATATATCACCTATGTCGTCCTAGATCGATCCTTTAGTTTAGCCTGTACATTTCGGTCTTTGGACTACATGTCGACCTAGCAATCGTTCTTTTAGAGTTAAGAGGCATCTATCTTGATACTTAATAGAAGTTGTAAAAAATCAACAAAGCCTCGCCAACCCTTGGTCACAAAATAAGGCAAATTACACTATTAGATGTAAATTGTAAAAGTGTCAGCTTGTCACAATGTAACTTATCTCTGCTTTATTTGCTTGTACGTTGGTCTATCTTTGGCGACTTCTGCAATACGAACGACTCATCTTGACGCACATCAGACCTTCACTCGGGCCCCCTCGCCGTCGACGACAGTTGCTGCCAGCCAGGCACCGGCCGTACGACGACCGGATCCTTCCCCTCTGGCTTGGACGCGGGGCCTCGACTTCACCACCCTTGCCTCCGCTCGTGGCCTTTGCATGGCTGAAAAAAGCTCGAAGCCCCTGGTTCATGGTTTAATTCCCCCTGGTTCATGGTTGAATTATTTGTTTTCGAGCTTGAAGATGATTGACTGATGGATTACCTCTTGCTATAGCCGGATGCGACGTTGGGGCTCCAACAGCCGGAGGGGGACGACGGCGTCCGGGTggggcgcggcgcggcgcggcgcggtGAAGCTACGGGTGAGTGGCTGCGGCatgtggaagttgagcaggacgcCAACGCCGTAGCTGCTGGTACAAAAGTTGTCCCCGTCGATGTCGCCGCTGCCGCTGACGCTGTCCCATTAACGCGCTGACGCCCTCCGATTGGGCCTCCTTGCTGTCGGCGGTAGCTGCAGCTGCTAACCGCCGGGCGCGGCCGTGCGACGTCCGGGTCCTTCTCTTCTATTTTGGCGCAGCCGCAGCTTTGGCCTCATTGTCGCCGCCTCTGCGGCTCCGTCGACGCCCATCTTGTGTGCCTTCACGTGACTTCTCGAAACCTCCAATTAGTTCCAGTTCCAGGTGCTAAGCGATGTGGCTGGTTGGGCAACAAAACGCAAACATCCTTTTAGCCCTGGAAAGTCGATCGGACGGCCGACAAAAAAAACAACGTGGGAACGCCATGTGCGAGCTTTCCTCCCGGCTCCAATTGTGGCCGTTCATACACGATCGAGTGGCTAGAAAAAAAAAGCTGACGTGGACATGCTCACGTCGCTTGTTTGCGTCCGCGTTTAATATATAGTAATATGTGTATAGAAAGGACGTTGCACTATCAATCTTGTAGATTGGGATTCTTTCAATCTTATGGCATCAAGACCTATCCGATAAAGTCTTGAgacgtgtaatttgatgtaaaataaaattttcaattgatttgatcaaatatatatgaaattTTTAGATGGCATGCCCTATAATAAAATCTTAGATCCGCCACTGATGCCATGGTGCCTGCTCACGTACATTAATTGATGTTGTTGCTACTTTTAGCCTTTCGGCCCATCGACTCACTAGAGAactaaaggggtgtttggttctagggactaCTTTTTAGTTCctctattttattctattttagtatgttttagttttcatatttggtaatttagagactaaaatggaataagatggagagactaaaaattagtccctacaaCCAAACACTCGCTAAAGGTCTGTTTGTTTCCCTAGTGCTAAAATTTAGCACTGCTTTAAATTTAGCACATGCTAAACTTTAGTACTTGATGGTTGTTTGGATAaagtgctaaactttagcacttgtCTAAAAGGATCGTACAACCAATGGTGGGGGAGAGAGAAAATGGTATCATTGCAAAATGGGGTTGGGACCACTTTTAGCACAATTTAGCGCCTTTGGAGTTAAAGTGCTAATgagtgctaaactttagcacgaCACTTTTAGCCACCTTGTTTATTTAGTAGCTAAACGTTAGTAAAAAGTGTAGTGCTAAAGTTTAGTAAGGGGAACAAACAGACCCTAAACTTGAGTTGGGGTTTTAGTCGCTCATCttgcttacttagggactataagTGACTAGAGTTTAGTCTCCCCAAACCAAACGGGTGGAAATAGAGACTCAAAAGTCTTTGCAGCTTACCATTTAGTCCATCCATATAGTAGTTATCTCTTCTATATCTACGTCACTATATAATCCATCAGTTTAAACTTTGCTAAACTCATTCAATCAAATCACCCACCCACACATAACCTCCACTAAATCCGCCATTCACCAATAGATTGCACCCAGACTTAACATATCATCAAAACCAATGGTTCAGATTACTAGATAACACATCTCTTAATCAAATCCAATAGGCAATATTATTTGAATCATCTCTCAACCTACTTCCCCCACTACCCCTagcctccccctccctcctccccTACGTCATTATCACCTCCTCCCCTCACTCGCGCCACTGCCGCAAACATCAACCTAGCGTCGTTGTCGTCGACCCCTCCTCTACTCAGGATCGTAGCGTTAGCACGGACTATATGCTAGTCATTATTAATATAGGACTTCACTTATCTCTCACAAAGTTTCTTGATTCTTATGTTTAAATTAGATGTAAGTTTACAGTCTGCTTCTCCTCCACTTTAGAATTTAGTCAGCTTATAGCCTCTTATTATACTTGCTCTCATACCATGCATCGTCATGGTCTAACAATCTAATCATGGATTTTCATAAATTTATCTACCAGTCAAATGCACGTAAGATATACCAAAAAATAATAGTATAATAACTTGAATTAAATTTTAGTGATCCTTTGGAACAAAAGATTATTTCTTGAATCATATGTATTTATgtatttttgaactaattcctaTGAAATGCTTATACCATTTCTATAAAATTCCTAGTGTTGAACTATTAACCAAAACACTACTTTAAGTATAATATTTTTGAACATTAATGTTACAAATTGAATTTTATACAGGCAAAATACTAAGAGAAAAAATTATGTTTTAAATCTATCTTATAATAAACCTAAATGTCAAAAAAATTGATAGCGGCACaaagggctagtttggaacccAAATCTCCTTCGAGATTGAAGGGTTGAGCGTAGTCAAGTAGTTTTTGTGTTTGTCTTAAATTTATTAATATTTGAAAGGAACACAGACGTCTAAGAGGGTGAATTAGGATTTCTAAAACTTTTGCTAATCTAGGCCACAAAAAAttccctagaacaaaacctatgcaaatatgtaaactagaatgtgcaaattaGGTTTTGACTaattgttgctatctctaccgcaaaagaaGTTTTGCAGCATAAGTTCCAATTCTAACTAGAAATAGAGAAAAAGGAACTTAAGTACTTCAATATAAAcgaggaagctaaagagcaagggtagagatgcaaactctcgtggacgacGCTGGTATTTTTATCAAGGTGTCCAGAACCACGCAAGGACCCAACTAATACTCGTTGTGCCcatacgcaaagggtagcccacacgACACGAGGGCCAAACACCACGGACAACTAACTTCGTAGAGAgttgcgggccttctccacgtgcaagtggtgctccgcttctggctcctctcaaaTGCTCACTAACGTCTTCACTATAGAGCTTTCGGACGAAACGTCGCAGGccttgttccctccggtacaGGGCGACAGTCATATCACAAACATAGTTGATACGGTCTcgtaagactctcgccccacttggtaaaattacaacggctcgcgcaagagcagaGGGGTTTTGtgtgtttttctaaactcactcaactaactaggattcacctagagcaagcacaatagtggtctaactaacctaaacactttgtaaagcacctacgctaatcatcgagtgattctattaagcacttcgaTGTTTGAGCACTAGAAAATGTCTATAGCATGTGTTGGTATGTTGTTTGGACACCCACACCTTCTAAAAGCcaattgggtgaagtatatataggtccCAACTCAAAATAGCCGTTGGAGGAAAATATGTTGCTCTCTGCagcacaccagactgtctggcGCAACTAACCGTTGTAAATATAGTCGTTGCAGCGGTGTCAGTCTTCTCACCGGACTGTttggtctctctctctctctcctcgagccacaaaaaactagccgttggcaACTAactattggtgcaccggacagtccgcggtaTGGCACAGGtcagtccggtgagccaccagTGCACAGGCTCACAACCCATCTTTGGATTTTTTTCACTCTTTTGCTTGGGCTTCTTTTGGTCTTGTGTCTTGGACTTTCGTGGAGTATTTGTTGTTCTTCCTTGAGTCTTTTAGGTCATTTTTGATGTGTTGCATCCTTAGAGCCTTAGTCCAATCCACTTTGTATCATGTGTACTTCAAAACACAAAAACTTGGAAaacattagtccacaaggttacGTTGATCATCAAACTCCAAAATCCTTAACCAAATGGGCCAAGGTCCATTTTCCCTACaatccccccctttttggtgattgatgacaacacaaccaaagcaagcaaatatcaaATACTGAATTGAAATATGCACTTTACTTTCTATGGATGCATGTGCATATGCAAGATGAAAGAGATACCAAATTAAAAGTTATGTGGTCAATTTGAGATTAAGCACATTCTTGCATAAGCAACTAGTCCCCATGTGTGATtagggacttaagcctcccctaactccataatccacaTACTTCCTATTTTGTATGAAAACCAACATAGATAACCATTTGAAAGAATAAAAAATTAGACTGGTGTTTTTGGTATTTGATAAACTTTGG
This genomic window contains:
- the LOC100272400 gene encoding ATP-dependent Clp protease proteolytic subunit-related protein 4, chloroplastic-like — translated: MEAAAAAFLSPPRVALDVRTLFSPPRCLPVSPSSQLRLAARPRALAGAKPRFLSPHREPAVDGGRGARDVVAMVVPFLRGAAWEQPPPDLASFLYKNRIVYLGMCLVPSVTELMLAEFLYLQYDDAEKPIYMYINSTGTTKNGEKLGYETEALAVYDAMRYVKVPIFTLCVGNAWGEAALLLAAGAKGNRAALPSSTIMIKQPIGRFQGQATDVDIARKEIRNVKIEMVKLLARHIGKPMEEIARDIRRPKYFSPSEAVDYGIIDKVIYNEKIQEDGGVVSELKRSNLI